One genomic region from Jilunia laotingensis encodes:
- a CDS encoding DUF4468 domain-containing protein: MNKLTHLLLAIFLFCLPLSIMAQKDNDDDDSRYLVGAVPLIEGKVIFSKEFNIPGMSQEEIFNRMMKWMKERLHENKNPESRVVYSDEEKGSIAGIGEEWIVFKSTALSLDRTLINYQVTVGCKPGQCLMEIEKIRFTYREKEKYKAEEWIVDQYALNKSQTKLIRGLAKWRKKTVDFADDMFASAARALGAAEVKEEPKTQSGKVTVTTPEPVVIAPSHPVEATTPATSIIAPSPSNNMPGYKEIAPEKIPSDAIGMGTGKLVIAIGKDAFNMTMMTANAGGSLGKISGKPVVFTILSPDQAYEQMDKAETYSVRFYPIGANEPSVILECKKLPAPAAMEGQPRTYAGEIVKAWIK, encoded by the coding sequence ATGAACAAATTAACACACTTACTTCTTGCAATTTTCCTATTTTGCCTGCCATTAAGCATAATGGCACAAAAAGATAATGATGACGATGATAGCAGATATCTTGTAGGCGCTGTTCCCTTAATAGAAGGAAAAGTTATCTTTTCAAAAGAATTCAATATTCCGGGAATGTCACAGGAGGAGATTTTCAACCGTATGATGAAATGGATGAAAGAAAGACTGCATGAAAACAAGAATCCAGAAAGCCGTGTAGTTTATTCGGACGAAGAAAAAGGTTCCATAGCAGGCATAGGTGAAGAATGGATCGTATTCAAATCCACTGCTTTGTCACTAGATCGTACATTAATAAATTACCAAGTCACCGTGGGGTGTAAACCGGGACAATGTTTAATGGAGATAGAAAAAATACGTTTTACGTATCGGGAAAAAGAAAAGTATAAGGCAGAGGAATGGATTGTCGATCAATATGCATTGAACAAGAGTCAAACAAAACTGATACGTGGTTTGGCTAAATGGCGCAAAAAGACAGTGGACTTTGCCGATGACATGTTTGCAAGTGCTGCTCGCGCACTCGGTGCAGCAGAAGTGAAAGAGGAACCGAAAACTCAATCCGGCAAAGTAACAGTTACTACACCCGAGCCAGTTGTCATTGCTCCTTCCCATCCTGTAGAAGCAACGACTCCCGCAACGAGTATTATTGCTCCTTCACCTTCGAACAACATGCCCGGTTATAAGGAAATAGCCCCTGAAAAGATTCCGTCTGATGCTATCGGTATGGGAACGGGTAAACTAGTAATTGCCATTGGCAAAGATGCGTTTAATATGACTATGATGACAGCCAATGCAGGTGGTTCTTTGGGAAAAATATCAGGAAAACCTGTCGTGTTCACCATTCTCTCTCCCGATCAGGCATATGAACAAATGGATAAGGCTGAAACGTACTCAGTCAGGTTTTATCCGATAGGAGCCAATGAACCATCAGTAATTTTAGAATGTAAGAAACTTCCGGCTCCTGCAGCTATGGAGGGACAACCCCGTACGTATGCAGGTGAAATTGTAAAAGCCTGGATTAAATAA
- a CDS encoding MBL fold metallo-hydrolase, with product MKLDYIYHSGFAIEAEEVTILIDYYKDSSETEHNRGIVHDYLLKRPGKLYVLATHFHPDHFNREILSWKEQRPDIIYIFSKDILKHKRAAKDEAIYISKGEAYEDECLRIDTFGSTDVGSSFLLHLQGMKIFHAGDLNNWHWSEESTEEEIRKANGDFLAEVKYLKQQTPGIDLVLFPVDRRMGKDYMKGAKQFIEQIKTTIFVPMHFSEDYEGGNAFQSIAEAHGCRFIRITHRGESFDITK from the coding sequence ATGAAACTGGATTATATTTACCACAGTGGTTTTGCAATTGAAGCCGAAGAGGTGACTATCCTCATTGACTACTACAAAGATTCATCGGAAACCGAACATAACCGAGGCATCGTACATGATTATCTATTGAAGAGACCCGGTAAGTTATACGTGCTTGCCACCCATTTCCATCCCGATCATTTCAATCGTGAAATACTGTCATGGAAAGAGCAGCGTCCGGACATCATCTACATTTTCTCCAAAGATATCCTGAAACACAAACGAGCCGCCAAAGATGAAGCAATCTATATCAGCAAAGGAGAAGCCTACGAAGACGAATGCTTGCGTATCGATACATTCGGTTCGACGGATGTCGGCAGTTCTTTCCTCCTCCATCTGCAAGGCATGAAAATATTTCATGCAGGCGACCTCAACAACTGGCATTGGAGTGAAGAATCCACCGAAGAAGAGATACGGAAAGCAAACGGTGACTTCCTAGCAGAAGTGAAATACTTAAAGCAACAAACTCCCGGCATCGATCTCGTCCTATTTCCCGTGGACAGAAGAATGGGAAAAGATTACATGAAAGGGGCGAAACAATTCATCGAACAAATAAAAACTACTATATTTGTACCCATGCACTTCAGCGAAGATTACGAAGGAGGAAACGCCTTCCAGAGCATAGCCGAAGCGCACGGTTGCCGTTTTATTCGTATTACCCATCGCGGTGAAAGTTTTGATATAACTAAATAA
- the pdxH gene encoding pyridoxamine 5'-phosphate oxidase — protein sequence MKTDLAGIRQEYTKGGLRESDLPEDPLLLFSKWLQEAIDAKVDEPTAVIVGTVSREGQPSTRTVLLKDLHDGKFIFYTNYESRKGRQLADNPHVSLSFVWHQLERQVHVEGIANKVPASESDQYFKTRPYKSRIGSRISPQSQPINNRMQLMRAFVKEAARWIGKEVERPEQWGGFAVTPHRIEFWQGRPNRLHDRFLFTLQTDGTWKRERLAP from the coding sequence ATGAAAACCGACTTAGCCGGTATCCGGCAAGAATATACAAAAGGCGGATTGAGGGAAAGCGATTTACCCGAAGATCCGCTTTTACTGTTCAGCAAATGGTTGCAGGAGGCAATAGATGCCAAGGTGGATGAACCTACCGCTGTCATCGTAGGCACCGTTTCACGGGAGGGACAACCTTCCACTCGCACGGTATTGTTGAAAGACCTACATGATGGTAAGTTCATTTTCTACACAAATTATGAAAGCCGCAAAGGCAGACAACTGGCAGACAATCCGCATGTATCCCTTTCGTTCGTATGGCATCAGCTAGAGAGGCAAGTCCATGTAGAAGGCATTGCAAACAAAGTCCCAGCTTCCGAATCAGACCAGTATTTTAAAACGCGCCCCTACAAAAGCCGCATCGGTTCGCGCATCTCTCCGCAAAGCCAACCCATCAACAACAGAATGCAGTTGATGAGAGCTTTCGTAAAAGAAGCCGCCCGGTGGATCGGGAAAGAAGTAGAACGGCCGGAACAATGGGGAGGATTCGCTGTCACGCCTCATCGTATCGAATTCTGGCAAGGCAGGCCGAACCGGTTGCATGACCGTTTCCTCTTCACTTTGCAGACTGACGGAACATGGAAAAGGGAACGCCTTGCACCCTGA
- a CDS encoding pirin family protein, producing MKKVIHKADTRGRSLNDWLDSHHTFSFDEYFDSDRINFGALRVLNDDRVAPGGGFQTHPHKNMEIVSIPLKGKLEHGDNKKNSRVITVGDIQVMSAGTGIFHSEMNGSKDEPVEFLQIWIMPRERNTHPRYNDYSIRELERKNELALIVSPDGSTPASLLQDTWLSIGKIEAGKKLGYHTHQTHGGVYIFLIEGEIVVDGTVMHRRDGMGIYETNSFEFETLEDSQILLIEVPM from the coding sequence ATGAAAAAGGTTATACATAAAGCTGACACACGCGGACGTTCACTTAACGATTGGCTGGACAGTCATCACACTTTTAGTTTCGATGAATATTTTGATTCCGACCGTATCAACTTCGGTGCGCTCCGTGTATTGAATGACGACCGCGTAGCACCGGGCGGTGGTTTTCAAACCCACCCCCATAAAAATATGGAGATCGTATCCATCCCCCTGAAAGGGAAACTGGAACATGGAGACAACAAAAAGAACAGCCGCGTCATTACAGTGGGCGATATACAAGTAATGAGTGCAGGTACGGGGATCTTCCATAGCGAAATGAACGGAAGCAAAGATGAACCGGTTGAATTCCTCCAAATATGGATCATGCCGCGTGAAAGAAATACGCATCCCCGTTATAACGATTACAGCATCCGCGAACTGGAACGCAAAAACGAACTGGCACTGATCGTATCTCCGGACGGAAGCACTCCCGCCTCATTGTTGCAGGACACATGGCTTTCCATCGGGAAAATCGAAGCAGGCAAAAAGTTAGGTTATCATACGCACCAGACGCATGGAGGCGTATACATCTTCCTGATAGAAGGAGAAATCGTAGTAGACGGAACTGTGATGCACCGCCGGGACGGGATGGGAATCTATGAAACCAACAGTTTTGAATTCGAGACTTTAGAAGATTCGCAAATCCTTCTGATAGAAGTTCCAATGTGA
- a CDS encoding 2-hydroxyacid dehydrogenase: protein MAYTIAFFGTKPYDEASFNEKNKEFGFEIRYYKGHLNKNNVLLTQGVDAVCIFVNDTADAEVIRIMAENGVKLLALRCAGFNNVDLDAAAKYNVTVVRVPAYSPYAVAEYTVALMLSLNRKIPRASWRTRDGNFSLHGLMGFDMHGKTAGIIGTGKIAKILIHILRGFGMNILAYDLYPDYNFARENQVVYTSLDELYHSSDIISLHCPLTEQTKYLINDYSISKMKDGVMIINTGRGQLIHTNALIEGLKNKKVGSAGLDVYEEESEYFYEDKSDRIIDDDVLARLLSFNNVIVTSHQAFFTKEAVGNIAMTTLENVRDFINHKPLLNEVKKENLSFS from the coding sequence ATGGCCTATACAATTGCATTCTTCGGAACCAAGCCTTATGACGAAGCTTCCTTCAACGAAAAGAATAAAGAATTCGGTTTTGAAATCCGTTATTATAAAGGACACCTGAACAAGAATAATGTACTTCTGACCCAAGGAGTGGACGCGGTATGTATTTTCGTAAATGATACGGCTGATGCGGAAGTTATCCGGATAATGGCAGAAAACGGAGTAAAACTTCTGGCCTTGAGATGTGCAGGATTTAATAACGTGGATCTGGATGCCGCTGCAAAATACAATGTAACGGTAGTTCGTGTTCCCGCCTATTCGCCTTATGCAGTAGCCGAATATACGGTAGCCCTGATGTTATCACTGAACCGAAAAATACCACGTGCCTCCTGGCGTACCCGTGATGGCAATTTTTCCTTGCATGGATTGATGGGATTTGATATGCACGGCAAGACAGCCGGCATTATCGGTACCGGGAAAATAGCTAAGATACTGATCCATATCCTACGCGGATTCGGAATGAACATTCTGGCATATGACCTCTACCCGGACTATAACTTTGCCCGCGAAAATCAAGTGGTATATACTTCCCTGGATGAATTGTACCACAGTTCGGACATCATCTCCCTCCACTGCCCACTCACGGAACAAACGAAGTATCTGATCAACGACTACTCCATCAGCAAAATGAAGGACGGCGTGATGATCATCAATACGGGACGTGGACAACTGATCCACACGAATGCCTTGATTGAAGGGTTGAAAAACAAGAAAGTCGGCTCGGCAGGACTGGATGTTTACGAGGAAGAAAGCGAGTACTTTTATGAAGATAAATCAGACCGTATCATCGATGACGATGTACTGGCACGCTTACTTTCCTTCAACAATGTGATCGTAACCTCCCATCAGGCCTTCTTTACGAAAGAGGCGGTAGGAAATATCGCAATGACTACTCTTGAGAATGTCCGTGATTTTATAAATCATAAACCGTTGCTAAATGAAGTGAAGAAAGAAAACCTTTCTTTTTCCTGA
- a CDS encoding OmpP1/FadL family transporter: MRKLSLISIVLLIVSIPTFAGGLLTNTNQHVLFLRMLARDASTDIDAVYSNPAGLAFLEDGFHLSFNGQSAFQTRTITSTFAPFAGFGNNGTKVYKGEASAPFIPSLFAAYKKGNWAFSGNFAVTGGGGKATFNEGLGSFESQVSMIPKLMFQAGQSLVDGGVLQVNPFAKTNRYSVDSYMRGKQMIFGLQLGATYKITDFLSVFGGLRMNYVSNGYEGHIRNIETNIDDKMVNVNQMLTTYAEQFKQMAAAAEIAGKIEDAQKYKTAAVMASQYAGMTKDKYLDCDQSGWGVTPIIGADFKMGKWNVGVKYEFNTKLNVENKTRVDDTGLFAPGVNTPHDIPSLLTVGVSYEILPVLRASVGYHHFFDTHARMADATNLITGERTGKQNFIDKGTNEYLAGVEWDVCKWAQVSAGMQRTKYGIEDSYQSDMSFAVSSYSFGFGAGFTLAKNLKLNVAYFWTNYEDYTKEWDDYNNISALAGQAIPGKDVFSRTNKVFGIGLDYKF, encoded by the coding sequence ATGAGAAAATTATCGTTGATTAGCATTGTGTTGTTAATCGTTTCAATTCCAACTTTTGCAGGAGGTCTCCTGACAAATACCAATCAACACGTTTTATTTTTAAGAATGTTGGCACGCGATGCTTCCACTGATATTGATGCAGTATATTCCAATCCTGCCGGTCTGGCTTTCCTTGAAGATGGCTTTCATCTGTCTTTCAATGGTCAGAGTGCATTCCAGACACGAACCATAACTTCTACCTTTGCACCGTTCGCCGGGTTTGGTAATAATGGCACAAAAGTATATAAGGGTGAGGCATCCGCCCCTTTTATTCCTAGCTTGTTTGCTGCATATAAGAAAGGTAATTGGGCCTTTTCCGGTAATTTTGCCGTGACTGGTGGTGGCGGTAAGGCCACTTTCAACGAAGGTCTCGGTTCTTTTGAATCACAGGTGTCCATGATTCCTAAATTGATGTTCCAGGCCGGACAAAGTTTGGTTGATGGAGGGGTATTGCAGGTAAATCCTTTTGCCAAGACCAACAGATATTCAGTAGACAGTTACATGCGTGGAAAACAGATGATTTTCGGTCTTCAGTTGGGTGCCACTTATAAAATAACGGATTTCCTGTCCGTATTCGGTGGACTCCGTATGAACTATGTAAGCAATGGCTATGAAGGTCATATCCGCAACATCGAGACAAATATCGATGATAAGATGGTAAATGTCAATCAGATGCTGACAACTTATGCGGAGCAGTTTAAACAAATGGCTGCTGCTGCTGAAATTGCCGGTAAAATTGAAGACGCTCAAAAATATAAAACAGCGGCAGTGATGGCAAGCCAATATGCCGGGATGACGAAAGATAAATATTTGGATTGTGACCAGTCCGGATGGGGGGTAACGCCTATTATCGGTGCCGATTTTAAAATGGGCAAATGGAATGTCGGTGTAAAGTATGAATTCAATACCAAATTGAATGTTGAAAATAAAACCCGCGTAGATGATACCGGATTGTTCGCACCGGGTGTTAATACGCCCCATGATATTCCGAGTTTGTTGACAGTGGGTGTTTCTTATGAAATACTTCCGGTATTGCGTGCTTCTGTTGGATACCATCATTTCTTTGATACACACGCACGAATGGCTGATGCGACCAATCTGATCACAGGTGAAAGAACCGGAAAGCAAAACTTTATTGATAAAGGTACCAATGAGTATCTGGCAGGTGTTGAATGGGATGTTTGTAAATGGGCTCAGGTCAGTGCAGGTATGCAACGTACCAAATACGGCATCGAAGACAGTTACCAAAGTGACATGAGCTTTGCTGTAAGTTCTTATTCGTTTGGTTTTGGTGCAGGATTCACTTTGGCTAAAAATCTGAAACTTAATGTAGCTTACTTCTGGACTAATTATGAAGATTATACCAAGGAGTGGGATGATTACAATAATATTTCTGCTTTGGCGGGTCAAGCCATTCCGGGCAAAGACGTATTTAGCCGTACAAATAAGGTGTTCGGGATCGGACTTGACTATAAGTTCTGA
- a CDS encoding DcaP family trimeric outer membrane transporter gives MKTTFRSVALLLGVGLLPLCANAQKKVIIEDEEPNSIMFVSRDKAGDEIIRIMEDTRLKRFQEPNTPRFLLTDRQGKFALGIGGYVRATAEYDFGGIVKDVDFYPALIPNKGESYVRNQFQMDPTTSTLFLKLVGHTKHLGDFVIYTAANFRGDGKTLELQNAYASFLGFTLGYSYGNFMDLAALPPTIDFAGPNGSAFYRTTQLSYLYSGIKNWKLGIAAEMPAVNGTTTSNLSIGTQRMPDFTASAQYNWAKNSHIRVAAILRSMTYSSEVHQKAYSKAGFGLQASTTFSVTPKWQIYGQLNYGKGIGQYLNDLSNLNVDLVPDPENNGKMQALPMLGWYAGLQYNLTKNVFVSGTYSLSRLYSEHGYPSEDPLYYRKGQYLVANVFWNVTNNLQVGAEYLRGWRTDFNDLTRHANRMNLLVQYSF, from the coding sequence ATGAAAACAACATTTAGATCAGTAGCCCTGCTACTCGGGGTCGGATTGCTGCCACTCTGCGCAAATGCCCAGAAAAAAGTAATCATCGAAGATGAAGAACCAAACTCGATTATGTTCGTCTCAAGGGACAAAGCAGGAGACGAAATCATACGGATCATGGAAGATACACGCTTAAAACGCTTCCAAGAACCGAATACTCCCCGCTTCCTTTTGACAGACCGCCAAGGGAAATTCGCCTTGGGCATCGGAGGCTATGTACGAGCAACGGCCGAATATGATTTCGGAGGGATCGTGAAAGACGTGGATTTTTACCCGGCACTAATCCCCAATAAAGGGGAATCTTATGTTAGAAACCAATTCCAAATGGACCCTACTACCTCCACACTTTTCCTGAAATTGGTAGGACACACAAAGCATTTAGGGGACTTTGTTATTTATACAGCCGCCAACTTCCGTGGCGATGGCAAGACGCTTGAACTTCAGAATGCATACGCTTCGTTCTTGGGCTTCACCTTGGGATACAGTTATGGTAACTTCATGGATTTGGCAGCGTTGCCTCCAACAATCGACTTTGCCGGCCCAAACGGTTCCGCTTTCTACCGGACCACCCAACTGAGTTATTTATATAGCGGAATAAAAAATTGGAAACTAGGAATTGCGGCTGAAATGCCAGCGGTAAACGGCACGACAACCAGCAATTTATCAATCGGGACTCAACGTATGCCGGATTTTACAGCATCCGCACAATATAACTGGGCAAAGAACAGCCATATCCGTGTAGCAGCGATTCTCCGCAGCATGACTTATTCAAGTGAAGTTCATCAGAAAGCTTATTCCAAGGCAGGCTTTGGTTTGCAGGCATCTACCACATTTTCCGTCACTCCTAAATGGCAGATATACGGTCAGCTTAACTATGGTAAGGGAATCGGGCAGTATTTGAACGACCTCAGTAACCTAAATGTAGACCTCGTACCCGATCCTGAAAACAATGGAAAGATGCAAGCTCTTCCAATGTTGGGTTGGTACGCAGGATTGCAGTACAACTTGACTAAAAACGTATTCGTTTCGGGAACTTATAGTTTATCAAGACTTTATTCAGAGCATGGCTATCCCAGCGAAGACCCATTATATTACCGGAAAGGGCAATACTTGGTTGCCAACGTATTTTGGAACGTAACGAACAATCTGCAAGTCGGAGCCGAATATCTGAGAGGATGGCGTACTGACTTTAATGACCTCACCCGTCATGCCAACAGAATGAACTTATTGGTTCAATATTCATTCTAA
- a CDS encoding RNA polymerase sigma factor, with product MDKLTSKIVAMESELRHFAFKLTANQDSANDLVQDCMLKALDNKEKFVHAQNFKGWMYTIMRNLFINNYRRALRETAMIDDDYTISQQSLIGSEDAERFEYIYDLKELYKVINSVPESMRRPFLMYVAGFKYNEIAEKMGLPVGTIKSRLFFVRKRLQKDLKDFS from the coding sequence ATGGATAAATTAACAAGTAAGATAGTAGCAATGGAATCGGAACTGCGTCACTTTGCATTCAAATTGACTGCTAATCAGGATTCTGCAAATGATTTGGTACAAGATTGCATGCTGAAGGCATTGGATAATAAGGAGAAATTCGTACATGCGCAAAACTTTAAAGGGTGGATGTATACCATTATGAGAAATCTTTTTATTAATAATTACCGTCGGGCTCTCCGCGAGACCGCCATGATAGATGATGATTACACCATCAGCCAGCAGAGTCTGATCGGGTCGGAAGATGCCGAACGGTTCGAATACATATATGATCTTAAAGAACTGTATAAAGTAATCAATTCTGTTCCAGAATCTATGAGACGTCCTTTTCTGATGTATGTAGCAGGATTTAAATATAATGAAATAGCTGAAAAGATGGGGCTTCCGGTGGGAACGATAAAAAGCCGTCTGTTCTTTGTGCGGAAAAGGCTACAGAAAGATCTGAAGGATTTCTCGTAA
- a CDS encoding queuosine precursor transporter: protein MKEKVSVPFMLLGILFNVCLIAANLLETKVIQIGSITVTAGLLVFPISYIINDCIAEVWGFKKARLIIWSGFAMNFFVVALGLIAVAIPAAPFWKGEEHFDFVFGMAPRIVAASLMAFLVGSFLNAYVMSKMKVASGGKNFSARAILSTLVGETADSFIFFPIAFGGIIAWPELLLMMGIQIVLKSMYEVIILPVTIRVVNAIKRIDGSDVYDENISYNVLKIKEI, encoded by the coding sequence ATGAAAGAAAAAGTATCAGTTCCCTTCATGTTGCTCGGCATATTATTCAATGTATGCCTGATAGCAGCCAATCTTCTTGAAACAAAAGTGATTCAGATCGGCAGTATCACGGTTACAGCCGGACTGCTTGTGTTTCCCATTTCTTATATTATTAATGACTGCATTGCCGAGGTTTGGGGCTTCAAGAAGGCACGCCTCATTATCTGGAGTGGATTTGCCATGAACTTCTTTGTTGTGGCACTTGGCTTGATTGCTGTTGCCATACCTGCGGCACCATTCTGGAAAGGGGAGGAGCATTTCGATTTTGTCTTTGGGATGGCACCCCGTATTGTAGCAGCCAGTTTGATGGCTTTTTTGGTCGGTTCTTTCCTCAATGCCTATGTCATGAGTAAGATGAAAGTGGCCAGTGGCGGGAAAAATTTCTCGGCTCGTGCCATCCTTTCTACATTGGTAGGGGAAACGGCAGACTCGTTTATATTTTTCCCCATTGCTTTCGGTGGTATCATTGCATGGCCCGAACTGTTATTAATGATGGGAATACAGATTGTTTTGAAATCAATGTATGAAGTCATCATCCTTCCAGTTACCATCCGGGTGGTGAATGCTATTAAACGGATTGATGGCAGTGATGTATATGATGAAAACATTTCATATAATGTCTTGAAAATAAAAGAAATTTAA
- the queC gene encoding 7-cyano-7-deazaguanine synthase QueC: MNKESALVVFSGGQDSTTCLFWAKREFKKVYALSFLYGQKHKKEVELAKAIACEAEVEFEVMDVSFVGQLGHNSLTDTSIAMDQDKPAGSFPNTFVPGRNLFFLSIAAVYAREKGINHIVTGVSQTDFSGYPDCRDAFIKSLNVTLNLAMDEQFVIHTPLMWIDKAQTWALADELGVLELIRQDTLTCYNGIQGDGCGHCPACKLRRQGLEEYLRKKDSIALSE, translated from the coding sequence GTGAATAAAGAATCTGCTTTAGTTGTATTTAGCGGTGGACAAGATTCCACCACTTGCCTGTTTTGGGCGAAACGTGAATTTAAGAAGGTATATGCATTGAGTTTCCTGTATGGGCAAAAGCATAAAAAAGAAGTGGAACTTGCGAAGGCAATTGCCTGCGAGGCTGAGGTAGAGTTTGAAGTGATGGACGTATCTTTTGTCGGTCAGTTGGGACATAATTCTCTGACGGACACTTCGATTGCAATGGATCAGGATAAACCTGCCGGCAGTTTCCCGAATACGTTTGTGCCGGGACGTAATTTGTTTTTCCTTAGCATTGCAGCAGTCTACGCTCGTGAAAAAGGAATCAATCATATCGTTACCGGAGTCTCACAAACGGATTTCAGCGGATACCCTGATTGCCGGGATGCTTTTATCAAATCTCTCAATGTTACTTTGAATTTGGCTATGGATGAGCAGTTTGTTATTCATACTCCATTAATGTGGATTGATAAAGCACAAACTTGGGCGTTGGCTGATGAATTGGGGGTACTCGAACTGATCCGGCAGGATACATTGACCTGTTATAATGGAATTCAAGGTGATGGTTGTGGCCATTGTCCGGCTTGTAAACTGCGTCGTCAAGGTTTGGAAGAATATTTGAGGAAGAAAGACTCCATTGCTTTATCAGAATAA
- the queF gene encoding preQ(1) synthase — protein MVELKDQLSLLGGKTEYKQDYAPEVLEAFDNKHPENDYWVRFNCPEFTSLCPITGQPDFAEIRISYLPDIKMVESKSLKLYLFSFRNHGAFHEDCVNIIMKDLIKLMDPKYIEVTGIFTPRGGISIYPYANYGRPGTKYEQMAAHRLMNHE, from the coding sequence ATGGTCGAATTAAAAGATCAACTCTCTCTCTTGGGTGGAAAAACCGAGTATAAACAAGACTATGCTCCTGAAGTACTTGAAGCATTTGATAATAAACACCCGGAGAATGACTATTGGGTACGGTTTAATTGTCCCGAATTTACCAGTCTTTGTCCTATTACTGGGCAACCGGATTTTGCAGAGATACGCATTAGCTATCTGCCGGATATAAAAATGGTAGAGAGCAAAAGTCTGAAGCTTTACCTGTTCAGTTTCCGTAATCATGGTGCATTTCATGAAGATTGTGTAAATATTATCATGAAAGATTTAATCAAGTTGATGGACCCAAAGTATATTGAAGTTACTGGAATTTTCACACCACGTGGAGGAATTTCTATTTATCCTTATGCTAATTATGGTCGTCCCGGTACGAAATATGAGCAAATGGCGGCACATCGGTTGATGAATCATGAATGA